The following are encoded together in the Oryzias melastigma strain HK-1 linkage group LG17, ASM292280v2, whole genome shotgun sequence genome:
- the pif1 gene encoding ATP-dependent DNA helicase PIF1, with protein sequence MSSGDAGVDLQCCVTVEQLNSSGQATRRQLIRKAAVILGRNEFQEILLRVHDGKLAHSYRLKEFQLFTKFVRDGKCTVKLLPENTQVLISNCPPDRLSLFLKTLSVKHQAWRASKHLSEREKLKAGLPRCFEAISPLQQKDIQKANELRSRVSKGPADCTNRAGGKKQVKRARSDTASSPEKTNPNKKPILTLPSRKLSKEQTAVLSAVLGGKNVFFTGSAGTGKSFLLKRIVGSLPPKSTFVTASTGVAACHIGGTTLHNFAGIGSGSAPLEQCIELAQRPSVLQHWTSCRHLIIDEISMVEGQFFDKLEAVARSVRRSTQPFGGIQLIVCGDFLQLPPVSKGKEKASFCFQARCWRKVIQVNMELTEVRRQTDQNFISLLQAIRLGRATEEISMKLTKSSYHRIERDGVLATRLCTHKDDVELTNEDKLQQLPGSVRVFEAVDSDPELVRTIDAHSPVSRLIQLKVGAQVMLTKNLDVARGLVNGARGVVVAFESEKQGLPRVRFLCGVTEVLRPERWVFKSAGGVHLSRAQLPLKLAWAISIHKSQGMTLDCVEISLARVFESGQAYVALSRARSLEGLRVMDFNAHVVRADPDVLLFYKKLRKERLLMQASMDEFVANNNKENF encoded by the exons ATGTCATCCGGAGACGCTGGCGTGGATCTGCAGTGCTGCGTGACGGTGGAGCAGCTCAACAGCTCCGGTCAGGCCACGCGCCGGCAGCTCATCCGCAAAGCTGCTGTCATTCTGGGCCGCAACGAGTTCCAGGAGATCCTCCTCCGAGTGCATGACGGGAAACTCGCGCACAGCTACCGGCTCAAGGAGTTCCAACTCTTCACCAAGTTCGTCAGAGATGGCAAGTGCACCGTCAAACTGCTGCCCGAGAACACCCAGGTGCTCATCTCCAACTGCCCGCCGGACCGGCTGAGCCTCTTCCTGAAGACGCTGAGCGTCAAGCATCAGGCCTGGAGGGCCAGCAAGCATCTGAGCGAGCGGGAGAAGCTGAAAGCCGGCCTGCCGCGCTGCTTCGAGGCCATCAGCCCGCTGCAACAGAAGGACATCCAGAAGGCCAACGAGCTGCGGAGCAGGGTGTCCAAAGGGCCGGCGGACTGTACCAACCGGGCGGGGGGGAAGAAGCAGGTCAAGCGGGCCAGGAGCGACACCGCCAGCAGCCCG GAGAAAACAAACCCCAACAAGAAACCAATCCTGACTCTACCATCGCGCAAGCTGAGCAAGGAACAGACGGCGGTTCTCAGCGCTGTTCTGGGGGGGAAGAACGTCTTCTTCACCGGAAGTGCAG GTACAGGGAAGTCCTTCCTGCTCAAGAGGATCGTGGGATCTCTGCCCCCTAAGAGCACCTTTGTGACGGCCAGCACTGGAGTGGCAGCATGCCACATTGGAGGAACCACACTGCACAACTTTGCCG GtattggttctggttctgcgcCGTTAGAGCAGTGTATTGAGCTGGCTCAGCGGCCCAGCGTGCTGCAGCACTGGACCAGCTGTCGGCACCTTATCATTGATGAGATCTCCATGGTGGAGGGCCAGTTCTTTGACAAGCTGGAGGCGGTGGCCAG ATCAGTGAGAAGGTCCACTCAGCCGTTCGGAGGCATTCAGCTGATCGTCTGTGGCGACTTTCTTCAGCTGCCCCCAGTCTCTAAAGGCAAAGAAAAGGCCAGCTTCTGCTTCCAG GCCAGGTGTTGGAGAAAAGTCATCCAGGTCAACATGGAACTGACAGAAGTCCGAAGACAGACGGACCAGAACTTCATCTCCCTCCTGCAGGCAATCCGGCTGGGCAG GGCGACTGAAGAGATCTCCATGAAGCTGACGAAGAGCTCCTACCATCGAATCGAGAGGGACGGCGTTCTGGCGACGAGGCTGTGCACGCACAAGGACGACGTGGAGCTGACGAACGAGGACAAACTCCAGCAGCTGCCAG GGTCAGTGCGGGTGTTTGAGGCCGTGGACAGTGATCCGGAGCTGGTGAGGACCATCGACGCTCACAGTCCTGTCAGCAGACTCATCCAGCTCAAAGTGGGAGCTCAG GTCATGCTAACAAAAAACCTGGATGTTGCTCGAGGTCTGGTGAACGGCGCTCGGGGCGTGGTGGTGGCATTCGAGTCTGAAAAGCAGG GACTCCCGCGGGTGCGATTCCTGTGCGGCGTCACCGAAGTGCTGAGGCCCGAGCGCTGGGTCTTTAAATCTGCCGGCGGCGTCCATTTAAGTCGAGCGCAGCTGCCGCTTAAACTGGCCTGGGCCATCTCCATCCACAAGAGCCAG GGCATGACTTTGGACTGCGTTGAGATTTCTTTGGCGCGCGTGTTCGAGAGCGGCCAGGCTTACGTGGCCTTGTCCCGGGCTCGGAGCCTGGAGGGGCTCAGGGTCatggacttcaatgcccacgtggtGCGGGCCGATCCGGACGTCCTGCTCTTCTATAAGAAGCTGAGGAAGGAGAGGCTGCTCATGCAG GCCTCCATGGATGAATTTGTTGCCaataacaacaaagaaaacttcTAA
- the LOC112147123 gene encoding cytochrome b-c1 complex subunit 6, mitochondrial, with translation MGFERKMLTYGEPDDEEEDAPAEEEEEEEEEEEEEMVDPLEVIRAKCEQTEHCVHAKERLEICETRVGSRSNTEEDCTEELFDFLHARDHCVAHKLFHNVK, from the exons ATGGGATTTGAGAGAAAGATGCTGACATACGGAGAGCCGGACGACGAG GAAGAAGATGCACctgcagaggaagaagaggaggaggaggaggaagaggaggaagaaatgGTG GATCCCTTAGAAGTGATACGGGCAAAATGTGAGCAGACCGAACACTGTGTGCATGCCAAGGAGCGTCTGGAAATCTGTGAAACCAGAGTGGGCTCCAGGTCCAACACCGAGGAAGACTGCacagaggagctctttgacttcTTGCATGCCCGGGACCATTGT GTTGCACACAAGCTGTTCCACAACGTGAAATGA